A window of Aliarcobacter trophiarum LMG 25534 contains these coding sequences:
- a CDS encoding glycoside hydrolase family 3 N-terminal domain-containing protein: MKSLVVVLFLIVSCFAQENYSKKDIEKMIAKMVVLGFSGTNIDKNSKIYKDIEFGLGGVILFDKDPNDKTKAKNIENKTQLKRLNQQLQNISNRKLLISIDQEGGIVQRLKSDMGFVNTLKASQISQNGEVFAKQSYEAMAKDLSSVGINLDFAPVVDLAINKDNKVVVTRGRSFGETSKIVTKYASIFVDELKKEGVISTLKHFPGHGSSLADSHLGFVDISKTWDKKELEPYKYFIKNNKVDMIMTAHVFNENLDKEYPATLSYNINTKLLREELGFNGVLITDDLQMSAISKHYDLKQTLTLAINSGVNLLLFANQLAKPISLEEIVNTVYSQILSEEILLEKIIESNRKIDLLQEKLK, encoded by the coding sequence ATGAAGAGTTTGGTTGTAGTTTTATTTTTGATTGTTTCATGTTTTGCACAAGAGAACTACTCAAAAAAAGATATAGAAAAAATGATAGCAAAAATGGTTGTACTTGGATTTTCTGGTACTAATATAGATAAAAACAGTAAAATTTACAAAGATATAGAGTTTGGTTTGGGAGGAGTTATACTATTTGATAAAGACCCAAATGATAAGACAAAAGCGAAAAATATAGAGAACAAAACTCAATTAAAGAGATTAAACCAACAATTACAAAATATTTCAAATAGAAAGCTTCTTATCTCAATAGACCAAGAAGGTGGGATAGTTCAAAGGCTTAAAAGTGATATGGGTTTTGTAAACACTTTAAAAGCTAGTCAAATATCGCAAAATGGAGAAGTTTTTGCAAAACAAAGTTATGAAGCAATGGCAAAAGATTTAAGTAGTGTTGGAATAAATCTTGATTTTGCTCCAGTTGTTGATTTAGCTATAAATAAAGATAATAAGGTAGTTGTGACTCGTGGACGAAGTTTTGGTGAGACTTCTAAAATTGTTACAAAATATGCATCTATTTTTGTAGATGAGTTAAAAAAAGAGGGTGTAATTTCAACTTTGAAGCATTTTCCAGGTCATGGTTCCTCTTTGGCTGATTCTCATTTAGGTTTTGTGGATATTTCTAAAACATGGGACAAAAAAGAGCTTGAACCTTATAAATATTTTATTAAAAATAATAAAGTTGATATGATTATGACGGCTCATGTTTTTAATGAAAACTTAGATAAAGAATATCCAGCAACACTATCTTACAATATAAATACAAAGCTTTTAAGGGAAGAGTTAGGATTTAATGGAGTCTTGATAACAGATGATTTACAAATGAGTGCTATTAGTAAACATTATGATTTAAAGCAGACTTTGACTTTAGCTATAAATAGTGGCGTGAACTTACTACTTTTTGCAAATCAGTTAGCAAAACCGATCTCTTTAGAAGAGATAGTAAATACAGTTTATAGTCAAATTTTAAGTGAAGAAATTCTATTAGAAAAGATAATTGAGTCAAATAGAAAAATAGATTTATTACAAGAGAAACTTAAATAA
- a CDS encoding DnaJ domain-containing protein, translating to MNYDDFIKSVELFGIISNMSKKDVKKRYLKLSKKYHPDMEGGSHEKFTELKKSYEILQEYMDSYSFSFEEKEFKKQFPAFTNYKNWVK from the coding sequence ATGAATTATGATGATTTTATCAAATCTGTTGAACTGTTTGGAATTATCTCAAATATGAGCAAAAAAGATGTAAAAAAAAGATACTTAAAACTTTCAAAAAAGTACCATCCAGATATGGAAGGTGGAAGCCATGAGAAGTTTACAGAACTTAAAAAATCTTATGAAATTTTGCAAGAGTATATGGATAGTTATAGTTTTTCTTTTGAAGAAAAAGAGTTTAAAAAGCAGTTTCCAGCATTTACAAACTATAAAAATTGGGTTAAATAG
- a CDS encoding J domain-containing protein, with translation MGQIINLAITIFILYLIFTNFGAFLMIIGGIILFFAIAIYFIRKAFLKNASKFQYQYQNFEFKNFNQDFNNRGFQGNFYNQTSKLQEAKEFFGFSSTPSKEDIKKRYKELAKIYHPDLNGGDEEKMKRLNEYRDILIQAYTE, from the coding sequence ATGGGACAAATTATAAACTTAGCAATAACAATTTTTATTTTATATCTAATTTTTACAAATTTTGGTGCTTTTTTAATGATAATTGGTGGGATTATCCTATTTTTTGCAATTGCAATATATTTTATAAGAAAAGCTTTTTTAAAAAATGCATCAAAGTTTCAATACCAATATCAAAACTTTGAGTTTAAAAACTTTAATCAAGATTTTAATAATAGAGGGTTTCAAGGAAATTTTTATAATCAAACTTCAAAACTACAAGAAGCAAAAGAGTTTTTTGGTTTTTCATCAACTCCATCAAAAGAGGATATAAAAAAGAGATATAAAGAGTTAGCAAAAATTTATCATCCTGATTTAAATGGAGGAGATGAAGAGAAGATGAAGAGATTAAATGAATATCGAGATATTTTAATACAAGCCTACACAGAATAA
- a CDS encoding type II toxin-antitoxin system antitoxin SocA domain-containing protein, which yields MSIDMTKVANIILYMLHKQVKALNHKKIELMIFFIEQNHLNFCEKKILGESFIKTPRGVKADILDELFNLILDDVEFEDEEDDRVFFIQELMDFLEIEIVEKATFKELKFKKLDEDFDETIFSIDELKSIHKVINLYKDTSVRNLANESFKLEKVRACDTNEIIF from the coding sequence ATGAGTATAGATATGACAAAAGTAGCAAATATTATATTATATATGTTACACAAACAAGTTAAAGCTTTAAATCACAAAAAGATAGAGCTAATGATATTTTTCATAGAGCAAAATCATCTAAATTTTTGTGAAAAAAAGATTTTAGGTGAAAGCTTTATAAAAACTCCAAGAGGAGTAAAAGCTGATATTTTAGATGAACTTTTTAATCTAATATTAGATGATGTAGAGTTTGAAGATGAAGAGGATGATAGAGTATTTTTTATTCAAGAGTTAATGGATTTTTTAGAGATTGAAATAGTTGAAAAAGCGACATTTAAAGAGCTTAAATTTAAAAAACTAGACGAAGATTTTGACGAAACTATCTTTTCGATTGATGAGCTAAAATCTATACATAAAGTTATAAATTTATATAAAGATACAAGTGTTAGAAATCTTGCAAATGAGTCCTTTAAACTTGAAAAAGTACGAGCTTGCGATACTAATGAAATTATTTTCTAA